DNA from Coffea arabica cultivar ET-39 chromosome 10c, Coffea Arabica ET-39 HiFi, whole genome shotgun sequence:
ATTCCTCATAAGCAGAGATATCACCATATTTCGTTTCTCTGCTGGAGTACTATAAAGCACTatccatattttttttaaatccacttaATTTTATATACAAAGAGAAATGAAGGTGCCCTTTGTCTTTTATAATTCTACTTCaagcttttcattttttttcttaacctTCTAGTTTATGATCAGTCCATACATATTTAAACCGAATTTCATTATAGATAGTCCATGGGAAACTCTAAACACTTCTATTGATAGATTTGATCTGGTATTCTGACGGAATTGACAATAAAACCAGTATTGAAAGGGTAGATAGCAGACATGGATTTGAATAATTGGTTTTTCAATTCATTTTCTTCATACATATTCTAAACTACCTACCAGTCCCTACTAGGAATTTATGATCAACTAATACAGCAAACtgcccccccaaaaaaaaaatgttaaaccaGTAAGAGCTGTGGCTAGGCACTTGCTTCAtatatttcttctctttattatATTCCTAAAATTTTAAGATACTCAAAACCAAATTCATTTTTAACGCAACATTCGGTCTTCCTCATTGTTTTACTTATTAGCATAAATAGCAGATTAGAATCGCCTCAGGGAGCCTCCAAAACATCAACTACTGACCCTTGGATTTGGCAGCATAATATAACTGTTACATTTTGCCTATTTAATCCCTTCTGGCAAGGTTTCAAGAGTCTTTGGTTGTCTTGAAAACTAGAAGTGTCAGTTTGCAATATCATAAGTCTGTCTGCACGTATTTATGCATCTCTATATACACATTACACACGGGTGAAAACAAATATACATATAATGTATATACATGCCCatatctcctttttttttttttttttacataatgtAGAGTACCATGCATGGCATATTAAATGTCTCCATGCAGTACCAAAGCGGAAGTGAAAATATATCCAACTAATCTTGACCCATTTGGTAATTTCAATTTCATAAGATCAGAAAATCTATCACAAGTTTGAAAAGTAATATTTACCTCAGGTATATGCATGATTTTTGTTAATGACAGATCATTAACACAATATGCTAAATATAAAGATCAGCAGAACTGCACTAGCTTTCACAAAGCCCTTCATGGAACTACAAAGACTAAACCACCAACTCAAGAGGTAAACAATTCTACCTGGATGCTACTTACTCTCATAGATAGGGATAACAAATCTGCAATATGCTAGAGCCTCTTTCCAATTTTGAAGCTCCATGTATATCTGTAAAAGATTAATCTACTACTATTTAATCAACAGGATATTTCTCCCCTAAAAGATTTAATGTGTTTCACTTGTGATAATCATACTCCGATGGAGAACAAACAAGGACGAGGATCCAATATCATGAGACCAATATTTGTACAGCAAGGACACAACTTACAGTTCCAAGTAAATAATTGAACCCCAGTTGCTGGTTCTCCATCCAATTATGGTTTACAGATACAAACTTCAAAAAAGTATGTAGATGCATGTTAGAAAGATCAAGTCATTGCACCATACCTTCAGAAGAGTCTCCCTTGTCCGCATTAGATTAATCGAGAATGGATGGCACAGCTCCAACTGTTGTTTCTCAACTGCCTTGTACGTCAAACTAGCATCTATTTTATCTAAATCTAGTAAAGGAACAGCAAATGTTTGAAAGAAACTTCCCAAGCATTGTATCATCATGGTAGACCTTTCACTCTCCCAGCCCCCATCCCCTACTTCTTTGTTGGCCGACAAAAGTACCGAGTTTGTTAGGAAAAACATTCTTCAATCTTTTaataagagaaaaaggaaaaggacttTCAGATGTAAAGTCAGTAATTCTGTTATCAGCACAGCATCATATTGCCAATGCACAATAATCTAACCAAAAACTTCTAAGGATACTTCCAGAGGAGCACATGGAAGCTTTTTCTATCAAATATTTGACTTCCCATTCAATGTCtttaatttcttccttctctctaAGCAGTCCACATTCTTGGCACACAAATCCCCTTTTTTCTGGAAGTTATGCGAGACAAAGCTCATCAGACTAGAGCAAGGTTAGGGGCTTCAGAAATGGTGGAGAAATATTAACCACAATCACATCTACCAGGGTCACGGAGCAGAAAACCACTGCAACTGTTATCCTTGCAGCAATAACCTTCCAGGATTGCACTTTCTTTAATATCATCATATTGGCCCTGAACATTATACAGCTTATTGGCTGAATTCAAGCAAAAAGTGTAGTTCCAAACGAAGGTATTCTTAGAAGGAAAAGGCAAATTCAATACCGCTTTAATGCAGCGGGGACAAGTGCAAGTAAAAAAGTATTGTTCCTTGAGGGCCTTTTGACGAGTCATAGTGCTTGCTGCAGTTTCTATGTAGCTTATCAGTACCTTCAGAGCCAGCAAAGCAAGTTATCCATAAATAGAGAATCAAAATTTCAATAGtgagaagttaaaaaaaaaaaaagaacataaaaTCTCATCTCAAACAAACTGAATCAAAATTTCAATAGTTAGAAgtataaatttaaataaaaacataaaatctCATCTCAAACAAACTGCTCCGTAGATATTGATCAAATATGTATCTGGAAGGCTGAAATATATTAGCCTGTATCATGTGTGTgcgagagagaaagagagagaggcgGAAGAATGGAGCGTTCACACAGAAAATTAAAAGCAAGGAAACTTTAATTACGATTTAATACAACTAAAGATTTGACAACATATTTTGGTTCTTATCTTTCACTTATTGTTTGACAAATTATTGTTCAGAGCATCTTCCTCTTTGGAGTTGCAGATTTCTCAAATTCCTATATAGAATTGCAACAGGGTGGATATCTAGGTTGTTTTATAAAATTTACCTCATATTCCTATATAGCCATCAAACAAGGCAATTATCTACCTAGTTAGGTCTGCCTCAATGTTCCATAAAGTTTACTTCACACATGCAGATGCATGCAAAGTTAAACTTAAGTACACAAACAAGTACTGAATAGGTCTAAAATCACTTTAAACTGAACTATGTCTTGTATTCAAGAATAGATTTGGAACAACGTAAGCCTCTTTATTTATAAGAAAGATCAGAAGAGTAAATTAGAATACGGCAAACACTTTACTACTTTTACTACTTTACCTTAGAAATTCCAAGAGCTATAATATTAAACTCATGAGAACCTATCATCTATATTGGAGAAGAATACTTCCatcattttgcaattttcaTATTAATGATATATTTAGGAATGAAGTTGTTTATTAAAATTGTAGAATACAAGTAGCAATGATGCTGAAAGCAGATTTGTTCCACAGTAACTGCAATTTCTCCTTAATTTGGACATGTCTTTTATGTGGTACTGTAGTATTTGTGAGTACTTTTCTGAAGACTAACATtccatgtcttttttttttttttggcaaaatgtATGCTAATTTATAGTGCAATTTTTGCGAACATACTTTTTTCAATACTAACATTTCACGccttaattttccctttatttacatatttatatatattatttttggaATATGTATATTAACCTTATAGGGTCTGGTTACCCTGTGCAGCTTAACCTCTTAAACCAGAACCAGTTGAAGAGCATTGGGAATGTTTAGCAATTTTTCCTAACTGGTATAACCAATCGAGGTCGGAGAGTTGCAAATAGACCACTTAACCAATCCATTTACACCTAGAAATAAACAAAagtgtttttcttaaaacttgTTCTCCATCAACTGCACTGTTCTCGGACTCATGGCCAAGGGATCTGTGAATAATAAACTCAAGTGATTTTCCCCAAATGCCCCATGAGCTATCTTACCTGGATCGAGTATGAGTGTCGGGTTTGTTTCATGTGTAGGTGTTGAACTCGTTATTTTGCAATCAAAGTACAGTGGCACCACCAAAGAGTCAGTAACAGGTCCAGAGATGGACTAAATAAATATACACTACCTGTCTTTCCAGATATGTTTGCTAATTTGATAGTGGAGTTTATAATTATTTGTGCagtttctccttttcttttttctcagcaaaatacccaattcattttttttcgaATTAAGGCTATACTAATTACTTTAGCCAAATATCAGGAGCCTAGATAAATGCTTCAAATATTAACTTAGCTGACTATAAGACTTCAATCACATAACATGTGGCAATCCTTATCAACTCTCACGAGACCCATTAAGCATACATATCCTAAAGCAATCGGAGCATTGCCAGATTCCACTCTTTTAGCATCACCCAGTTCTCCTAGCAGTTTTCCTTCACATTAGCTAAAGCTTGAATAGAATCGGAAGTCAAAGTAACCCCAATCATCTTTGACCAGATCCAAACTGACTCAATACCGGTATCTGTGGTGCTTCCTAGCAAACTGTCGAGTCCAGGAAACAGAGCCCAATTCTTTGAGGGACTATCTCAGGACAAAAACAGCCTAAAGAACACTATAACTCTTTGACACATTACTGCACACTTGGCAAGCATAtcagtttttatttttcctcCCTAAAAAATTTAGATTTGAGATCTAGGAAAACCATGAATAAAGATTTTTGGATTTTATATGCCACTTCAAGAACATCAAGGAATAGAGTGCCACCAACCGTGAAATTTTGACCAAAGTCAAAAATGTTCCTTGAATCATACTTTCTCTCATATCCCAAATAAATGATAGAAGAGTAACAGAAAAAACATTACACCAAAAGGAAAGAGAGACATCAATCCCTAACCGAAGTAACAATCTACAAGTACTTTTCTGAAGACGGTTCTAATTgatcaaaaagaaatttttagtgAACATGTCCTTGCAGTTATTCAGATACATCATAAGTATTATAGTGACCTGGGATTTTGGACACAAACTACATTCTTTTTTATGTAGAGATCATCCAGCATAAAATCTATGTATCATACTAGCTACTTTGACAAGGAGATAACTTTTGAAATTAGCTCGTGAAGCCGATCTTCTTTTGCCAAAAGTAGAAGTTTTACATGGTTAATCTTTGTCAAGTCTAACTGCAACTCTAAAGCATTCTGATGACTCCATTGGAAAGCAATTCCTAAAAGCATTCTGCTGACTCATCCAAGAGCATATTGGCCTTTATAATCCAATGTGTTCCAAGTTTTCCTAATGACAGCTATTAAAGTGATTTTCCCAGAAAAGGATATAAGACTAAACAAAGTTTTCAAACTAATTTCCCCTACCATGCCTTTTTCTATTAGGAGACAGTGCTTCAGGGCTctaattgaaacaaataaagtagAACCAGCTAAGTTTGATAAGCAATTTTGcgaaataaaattttcatcttcttcagATATTACAGGGAATGGTGCAACATGGATTTCCACCTTTCCATCTAGTCAAAATCCAGATGCTCTGGCAccatgaaatattttattccatgAATATGTTGGCCAAGAATCTTTTCAAATGCTCATGAATCCATTAATGATACAATATTAGGCCATCTATAGAACTTTACCAGCACATCCATCAGTATAGTGGCTAATAACACTACCCCATATGCATCTACAGTGACACTCTAACTCCCATAGTTCATCTTAGTACTGGGCATGTATCTGCAACACTCGATTCATCAAACCTTATATGTTGCTATCTGAGCTTTTTCCGGCAGATTCCCACTAGTGAGGTATGTGAATTTTCTAAAACTCTTCAGCTCAGGAAGCTATAAACTTTCTAAATCCAATCTGAATCCTACGAAAAGATTAATTCTGTTTCATCCAATGTAAAACCAATAAGCATTTCTATGAAactaaaatgaagaaactaaACTAACGCATATTACCTCAGTACCTTTGGGTATGTGCTCAACAGCACGGACCACAGCCAACCTCCCTTCGAATACTAAAACAGAATTTGGCAAACAGCTGCAAAAGAAAGACCAGAAGTGAGGAGGTGCTGAAGCAGAATTTACATACTTCAATCAGTTACCTGTGATTAATAAGAGAAATAACAGGATACAATCCAGTTGCCAAGGGTCTGAGTTCAGCATCGCAAATAGTGTGTGCATTGCAAGCAAGCTGCATGTTGAAAAGCCAAGAGTTCATTGACACCAAGGGTTTTCTagcataaataaataaataatcagATTGAATCTTTTTAAGTTTACATATTCTCAACCAAGCAAAATTGTGACAGTCACAGAATGTTGCTTACACTGCTCAAATTATAAGGTTGATTAATAAATTATGTTCATTCCAAAGAACTTAATTAGTTCATTTGTATTCAGAATAAGATATTAAGAAACTCTCACTGAAACCCATCCACTTAAGAGAAacagattgaagcaagatgaaGAGAAGAAAGGTACCAAAAAGGCAGATGAAATAATCAGAAAATAATGAGACAATCAGAAGATAAGCAGAAGCTCAAGTACCAAAACAAATGAGCTCATTTGGCAAGGTTTTATAAAATTGATTTAGCAATTTGAAACAACAGATATGCAGTTTGAGTACTCTTCTGAAGGATCAGTTTAAGTATGTTCTATGCT
Protein-coding regions in this window:
- the LOC113714918 gene encoding histone-lysine N-methyltransferase ASHR1 isoform X2 gives rise to the protein MEELQKALNDGRSLTVSTLPDKGRCLFTSRHFSPGEVIISQEPYVAVPNKNSNDSSSRCEWCFSTRNLKKCSACQVVWYCGSTCQKTDWKLHRLECKVLSKVEKGRIKSLTPSIRLMVKLYLRRKLQVEQLACNAHTICDAELRPLATGLYPVISLINHSCLPNSVLVFEGRLAVVRAVEHIPKGTEVLISYIETAASTMTRQKALKEQYFFTCTCPRCIKAGQYDDIKESAILEGYCCKDNSCSGFLLRDPEKRGFVCQECGLLREKEEIKDIEWEVKYLIEKASMCSSGNKIDASLTYKAVEKQQLELCHPFSINLMRTRETLLKIYMELQNWKEALAYCRFVIPIYERVYPRLHPLVGLQYYTCGKLEWFLGETNEAIQSLTKAVDVLRITHGTSTSFMKELLIKLEEARAEASYSLSSKDDQ
- the LOC113714918 gene encoding histone-lysine N-methyltransferase ASHR1 isoform X5, with the protein product MEELQKALNDGRSLTVSTLPDKGRCLFTSRHFSPGEVIISQEPYVAVPNKNSNDSSSRCEWCFSTRNLKKCSACQVVWYCGSTCQKTDWKLHRLECKVLSKVEKGRIKSLTPSIRLMVKLYLRRKLQVEQVIAMTSTDNYGLVEALVSHMSEIDENQLVLYAQMANLVSLILQWPEAEINIKDIAVNFSKLACNAHTICDAELRPLATGLYPVISLINHSCLPNSVLVFEGRLAVVRAVEHIPKGTEVLISYIETAASTMTRQKALKEQYFFTCTCPRCIKAGQYDDIKESAILEGYCCKDNSCSGFLLRDPEKRGFVCQECGLLREKEEIKDIEWEVKYLIEKASMCSSGNKIDASLTYKAVEKQQLELCHPFSINLMRTRETLLKVSWRD
- the LOC113714918 gene encoding histone-lysine N-methyltransferase ASHR1 isoform X4, which gives rise to MEELQKALNDGRSLTVSTLPDKGRCLFTSRHFSPGEVIISQEPYVAVPNKNSNDSSSRCEWCFSTRNLKKCSACQVVWYCGSTCQKTDWKLHRLECKVLSKVEKGRIKSLTPSIRLMVKLYLRRKLQVEQVIAMTSTDNYGLVEALVSHMSEIDENQLVLYAQMANLVSLILQWPEAEINIKDIAVNFSKLACNAHTICDAELRPLATGLYPVISLINHSCLPNSVLVFEGRLAVVRAVEHIPKGTEVLISYIETAASTMTRQKALKEQYFFTCTCPRCIKAGQYDDIKESAILEGYCCKDNSCSGFLLRDPEKRGFVCQECGLLREKEEIKDIEWEVKYLIEKASMCSSGNKIDASLTYKAVEKQQLELCHPFSINLMRTRETLLKIYMELQNWKEALAYCRFVIPIYESK